Proteins encoded by one window of Clostridium bornimense:
- the purE gene encoding 5-(carboxyamino)imidazole ribonucleotide mutase has product MKVAIIFGSKSDTEVMRGAANALREFDIPFEAHVLSAHRVPEKLSEVIKNLEETGCEAIIAGAGLAAHLPGVIASQTTLPVIGVPIKGAVEGMDALFSIVQMPKGIPVSTVGINNSYNAGMIAAQILGVKYPEIKDKLEKYRKDMKVNFIRDNEEGVEL; this is encoded by the coding sequence ATGAAGGTAGCAATCATATTTGGAAGTAAATCCGATACAGAAGTGATGAGGGGGGCTGCAAATGCTTTAAGAGAATTTGATATTCCATTTGAAGCACATGTATTATCAGCTCATAGAGTACCGGAAAAGTTATCAGAGGTTATAAAAAATTTAGAGGAAACTGGATGTGAAGCAATTATTGCTGGTGCTGGGCTTGCAGCTCATCTTCCAGGTGTAATAGCATCTCAAACAACATTACCTGTAATAGGTGTTCCTATAAAGGGTGCAGTAGAAGGGATGGATGCATTATTCTCAATAGTTCAAATGCCAAAGGGTATTCCAGTTTCTACTGTAGGTATTAACAATTCTTATAATGCTGGTATGATAGCAGCTCAAATTTTAGGAGTTAAGTATCCGGAAATTAAGGACAAGTTAGAAAAGTATAGAAAAGATATGAAAGTTAATTTTATTAGGGATAATGAAGAAGGAGTGGAACTATAA
- a CDS encoding four helix bundle protein, whose protein sequence is MTNSVIVNKSFNFALDIIRTYHFIRCKKREFILSKQLLRAGTSIRANVREDFGGEFRKDFGHKMNIALKEANETEYWIELLIASSYLEDEVANEMLNKCKELCKILNSIVRKVRETQEVQDA, encoded by the coding sequence ATGACTAATAGTGTGATAGTTAATAAGTCTTTTAATTTTGCTTTAGATATTATAAGAACATATCACTTTATTAGATGTAAAAAGAGAGAGTTTATATTATCTAAACAATTGCTAAGAGCTGGTACTAGTATTAGGGCCAATGTTCGAGAGGATTTTGGTGGGGAGTTTAGGAAAGATTTTGGTCATAAAATGAATATAGCTTTGAAAGAGGCTAATGAAACTGAGTACTGGATAGAATTATTGATAGCTTCATCATACTTAGAAGATGAAGTAGCTAATGAAATGCTTAATAAATGTAAAGAGTTATGCAAAATATTGAATTCAATTGTAAGGAAGGTGCGAGAAACACAAGAAGTTCAGGACGCATAA
- the purM gene encoding phosphoribosylformylglycinamidine cyclo-ligase, with translation MSLYKESGVNIEEGYKSVQLMRQYTEKTFIPGVLNGLGSFAGMFELGQGYKNPVLVSGTDGVGTKLEIAFKMNTYDTVGIDCTAMCVNDILCHGAKPVVFLDYMACGKLEAEKAADIVKGVSEGCQQAGCALIGGETAEMPGFYKEGEYDIAGFAIGVVEKDEIIDGSNIKSGDVLIGLESSGIHSNGYSLVRKLITDLDEEFEGKKMGEVLLTPTRIYVKPVLDLLSKVNINGMAHITGGGFIENIPRMFKNKNHRAVINKNSYEIPSIFKELMRRGVKEEEMYNTFNMGIGFVICVAREDVNKIMEILVGHGIVAHEIGYVDENEGENICLK, from the coding sequence ATGAGTTTATATAAAGAAAGTGGCGTAAATATAGAAGAAGGCTACAAAAGTGTACAACTAATGAGACAATATACAGAAAAAACTTTCATACCAGGAGTTTTAAATGGTCTTGGATCATTTGCAGGAATGTTCGAACTTGGACAAGGATATAAAAATCCAGTTTTAGTTTCAGGAACAGACGGAGTTGGAACAAAGCTTGAAATAGCATTTAAGATGAATACTTATGATACAGTTGGAATAGATTGTACAGCAATGTGTGTAAATGACATACTTTGTCATGGAGCAAAACCAGTAGTATTTTTAGATTATATGGCTTGCGGTAAATTAGAAGCAGAAAAAGCAGCTGACATAGTTAAAGGTGTATCAGAAGGATGTCAACAAGCTGGATGTGCATTAATTGGCGGAGAAACTGCAGAAATGCCTGGTTTCTATAAAGAAGGTGAATATGATATAGCCGGTTTTGCTATTGGTGTTGTAGAGAAAGATGAAATTATTGATGGAAGTAATATAAAGTCTGGTGATGTTCTAATAGGATTAGAATCTTCAGGGATTCACTCAAATGGATATTCATTAGTAAGAAAACTTATTACTGATTTAGATGAAGAGTTTGAGGGAAAGAAAATGGGAGAAGTTTTATTAACTCCTACAAGAATATATGTTAAGCCAGTACTTGATTTATTATCAAAAGTAAATATCAATGGTATGGCTCATATAACTGGTGGTGGATTTATAGAAAATATTCCAAGAATGTTTAAGAATAAAAACCATAGAGCTGTAATAAACAAAAATTCTTATGAAATCCCATCAATATTTAAAGAACTTATGAGACGTGGTGTTAAAGAAGAAGAAATGTATAATACATTTAATATGGGTATAGGATTTGTTATTTGCGTTGCTAGGGAAGATGTAAACAAAATAATGGAAATTTTAGTTGGCCATGGAATAGTTGCCCATGAAATTGGATATGTTGATGAAAATGAAGGGGAAAATATATGCTTAAAATAG
- a CDS encoding four helix bundle protein: MNSIGANVREALRGESKRDFGHKMNIALKEAEETEYWIELLLESGYLSLSDTKGILQECKELCKMLHSIVRSVRFKE, translated from the coding sequence GTGAACAGTATTGGTGCAAATGTTAGAGAAGCACTTAGGGGAGAGTCTAAAAGGGACTTTGGACATAAAATGAATATAGCATTAAAAGAAGCCGAGGAGACAGAGTACTGGATTGAATTACTTTTGGAATCGGGATATTTAAGTTTAAGTGATACTAAAGGTATACTTCAGGAGTGTAAGGAATTATGCAAAATGTTACATTCTATAGTAAGAAGTGTACGATTTAAAGAATAA
- the purC gene encoding phosphoribosylaminoimidazolesuccinocarboxamide synthase, with the protein MEKLEMMYEGKAKQIFRTNDDDKVIVHYKDDATAFNGEKKGQIDSKGELNNAITSMLFELLAKKGVKTHFIEKLNERDQLCKKVTIIPLEVIVRNVAAGSMAKRLGLEEGTELKTTVFELSYKNDDLGDPLINDYHAVAIGATTFEELKVIYDMTAVINDTLKEFFLKQNINLIDFKIEFGKTADGEILLADEISPDTCRFWDATTGEKLDKDRFRRDMGNVKEAYVEILKRISEEI; encoded by the coding sequence ATGGAAAAGTTAGAAATGATGTATGAAGGTAAGGCAAAACAAATATTTAGAACTAATGATGATGATAAGGTAATAGTTCATTATAAAGATGATGCTACTGCTTTTAACGGAGAAAAGAAGGGACAAATTGATTCTAAGGGTGAATTGAACAATGCAATAACTTCAATGTTATTTGAGCTTTTAGCAAAGAAGGGTGTTAAAACTCACTTTATTGAAAAATTAAATGAAAGAGATCAACTTTGTAAGAAGGTAACAATAATACCTTTAGAAGTTATAGTAAGAAATGTTGCTGCTGGGTCAATGGCAAAGAGATTAGGTCTTGAAGAGGGAACTGAATTAAAAACTACAGTATTTGAACTTTCTTATAAAAATGATGATTTAGGAGATCCACTAATAAATGATTATCACGCTGTAGCAATTGGCGCTACTACTTTTGAAGAATTAAAAGTAATTTATGATATGACAGCAGTTATAAACGATACACTAAAAGAATTTTTCTTAAAACAAAATATAAATCTTATTGATTTCAAAATAGAGTTTGGTAAGACAGCTGACGGAGAGATTTTACTAGCTGATGAAATTTCACCAGATACATGCAGATTCTGGGATGCTACAACTGGTGAAAAACTTGATAAAGATAGATTTAGAAGAGACATGGGAAATGTTAAAGAAGCTTATGTAGAAATATTAAAGAGAATAAGTGAGGAAATCTAA
- the purH gene encoding bifunctional phosphoribosylaminoimidazolecarboxamide formyltransferase/IMP cyclohydrolase — MRALISVFYKDGILEMAQFLENRGVEIVSTGGTYKYLKENGVKVIDITEVTGFPEILDGRVKTLNPYIHGGILAIRDNKEHMAKIAEKNITPIDIVIVNLYPFFDKVNEDLSFEEKVEFIDIGGPTMLRAAAKNFQDVIVISDTKDYDEVKRQMEAGEVSLAFKKKLAGKVFNLMSAYDGAIANFLLEDEYNEYYNISYKKSMDLRYGENGHQTAAYYVSTTEKGAMKDIEQLNGKELSYNNFKDMDIAWKVVCEFEETACCALKHNTPCGVAVSDTTLDAYNKAFECDPTSIFGGIVAFNKEVDAVTAEKLVEIFLEIVIAPGFTAEALEVLKKKKNLRVIKCETKACDTHELVKVDGGLLVQQSDRKLVDEYKVVTEKAPTEAQLKDMEFGMKVVKYVKSNAIVVVKDGKTLGIGGGQVNRIWPAKDALERANTEGAILASDAFFPFGDIVDECAKYKVGAIVQPGGSVNDKLSVENCNKYGIPMVFTGIRHFKH, encoded by the coding sequence ATGAGAGCTTTAATTAGCGTTTTTTATAAAGATGGAATTTTAGAAATGGCACAATTTCTTGAAAATAGAGGCGTTGAAATAGTATCAACTGGTGGTACTTATAAATACTTAAAAGAAAATGGAGTTAAGGTAATAGATATTACTGAAGTAACTGGGTTCCCAGAGATTTTAGATGGAAGAGTTAAGACATTAAACCCATATATCCATGGTGGTATTTTAGCTATAAGAGATAACAAAGAACACATGGCTAAAATAGCTGAGAAAAATATTACACCAATAGATATAGTTATTGTAAATCTATATCCTTTCTTTGATAAAGTTAATGAAGATTTATCATTTGAAGAAAAGGTTGAGTTTATAGATATCGGTGGACCTACAATGCTTAGAGCAGCAGCTAAGAATTTCCAAGATGTTATCGTAATTTCAGATACTAAAGATTATGATGAAGTTAAGAGACAAATGGAGGCTGGAGAAGTATCATTAGCATTTAAGAAGAAGTTGGCTGGTAAGGTGTTTAACTTAATGAGTGCTTATGATGGTGCTATTGCAAACTTCTTATTAGAAGATGAATACAATGAGTATTACAATATTTCATATAAGAAGTCTATGGATTTAAGATATGGTGAAAATGGACATCAAACTGCAGCTTATTATGTTTCTACAACAGAAAAAGGTGCGATGAAAGATATAGAGCAATTAAATGGGAAGGAACTTTCATATAATAACTTCAAGGATATGGATATAGCTTGGAAGGTAGTTTGTGAATTTGAAGAAACTGCTTGTTGTGCATTAAAGCATAATACTCCATGTGGTGTTGCAGTTTCAGATACAACTTTAGATGCTTACAATAAAGCTTTTGAATGTGATCCAACTTCAATTTTTGGTGGTATTGTTGCTTTTAATAAGGAAGTAGATGCTGTTACAGCAGAAAAACTTGTAGAGATATTCCTTGAAATAGTTATTGCTCCAGGATTTACTGCAGAGGCTCTTGAAGTATTAAAGAAAAAGAAGAATTTAAGAGTTATTAAGTGTGAAACTAAAGCTTGTGATACTCATGAATTAGTTAAAGTTGATGGTGGACTTCTTGTTCAACAATCAGATAGAAAATTAGTTGATGAATACAAGGTTGTAACAGAAAAAGCTCCAACAGAAGCTCAACTTAAAGATATGGAATTTGGAATGAAGGTAGTTAAATATGTTAAGTCTAATGCTATCGTTGTAGTTAAGGATGGTAAGACTTTAGGAATAGGTGGAGGACAAGTTAATAGAATTTGGCCTGCAAAAGATGCTTTAGAGAGAGCAAACACAGAAGGAGCAATTCTTGCTTCAGATGCATTCTTCCCATTTGGAGATATTGTTGATGAATGTGCTAAATATAAAGTAGGTGCAATTGTACAACCAGGTGGATCTGTTAATGATAAATTATCGGTTGAAAATTGTAACAAGTATGGAATACCAATGGTCTTCACAGGAATAAGACACTTCAAACACTAA
- the purN gene encoding phosphoribosylglycinamide formyltransferase, with product MLKIAVLVSGGGSNLQTIIDRVSDGYLDKVSIEYVISDTKGAYALERAKKAGIRTLTYDKKEYGDSLSGKILETLKGNVDVIVLAGFFSIIKKELIDEFRNRIINIHPSLIPSFCGKGAYGIHVHEKAIEYGVKISGCTVHFVDEGTDTGAIILQKSVPVYGEDTPKQLQERILVEEHKALPEALKLISEGKVRVEGRKTYISAQ from the coding sequence ATGCTTAAAATAGCAGTGTTAGTATCTGGTGGTGGAAGTAATCTTCAAACCATTATAGATAGAGTTAGTGATGGTTATTTAGACAAAGTGTCTATAGAATACGTAATTAGTGATACGAAAGGTGCATATGCTTTAGAAAGAGCAAAAAAAGCAGGCATAAGAACTTTAACATATGATAAAAAAGAATATGGAGATTCCTTAAGTGGAAAGATTCTTGAAACATTAAAAGGTAATGTAGATGTAATAGTTTTAGCAGGATTCTTTTCTATTATAAAAAAAGAATTAATAGATGAATTTAGAAATAGAATTATTAATATTCATCCATCTCTTATACCAAGCTTTTGTGGAAAAGGTGCTTACGGAATTCATGTCCACGAAAAAGCTATTGAATATGGTGTAAAGATATCAGGATGTACAGTACATTTTGTAGACGAAGGAACAGATACGGGGGCTATCATTCTTCAAAAATCAGTACCGGTATATGGAGAGGACACTCCAAAACAATTACAAGAAAGAATACTTGTGGAAGAACATAAAGCATTACCTGAAGCACTAAAGTTAATAAGTGAAGGAAAAGTGAGAGTAGAAGGAAGAAAAACCTACATCAGTGCACAGTAG
- the purF gene encoding amidophosphoribosyltransferase, producing the protein MTIRECDKFKDECGVFGIYSNKKTTIAHYVYYGLYALQHRGQESSGICVNQDGNLILEKGMGIVPDVFDDETLNNMTGKAAIGHVRYSTTGDTRLINAQPLLSKFKLGQMAIAHNGNLVNTDVLRELLEESGYNFQTTIDTEVILNMIARKASKGIEKALVDTVQAVKGSYAIVILTEDKLIGVRDPHGIRPLCIGKIDDGYVLSSESCALDVIGAELVRDVEPGEIVIIDDEGLRSIKLNEKAITKACAFEYIYFARPDSIMNGINVYEARVKAGELLYKDAPADADLVIGVPDSGIPSAVGYSKASGIPYAMGIVKNKYVARTFIAPTQELREKAVSIKLNALRCLVEGKRVVLIDDSIVRGTTSKKLVDIMRRAGAKEVHFRSAAPAVKYPCYFGIDTPYRSELIAAQRSLDEISDFIGSDSVGYLSIPSLVEALGGKNDFCLGCFAGEYPVSAPMEMSKVRLED; encoded by the coding sequence ATGACAATTAGAGAGTGTGATAAGTTCAAAGACGAGTGTGGTGTTTTCGGTATATACTCAAACAAAAAAACAACAATTGCCCATTATGTTTATTATGGATTATATGCACTTCAGCATAGAGGACAAGAAAGTTCAGGAATATGCGTTAATCAAGATGGAAATCTAATTCTTGAAAAAGGTATGGGGATTGTTCCAGATGTATTTGATGATGAAACATTAAATAATATGACCGGTAAAGCAGCTATAGGTCACGTAAGATATTCTACAACAGGTGATACTAGACTTATAAATGCACAACCATTACTTTCAAAATTCAAATTAGGACAAATGGCTATAGCTCATAACGGAAATTTAGTTAACACTGATGTTTTAAGAGAATTATTAGAAGAGTCAGGTTATAATTTCCAAACAACAATTGATACAGAAGTTATTTTAAATATGATAGCACGCAAAGCTTCTAAGGGGATAGAAAAAGCTTTAGTGGATACAGTTCAAGCGGTTAAGGGGTCATACGCTATAGTAATATTAACAGAGGACAAACTTATTGGGGTAAGAGATCCTCATGGAATAAGACCATTATGTATAGGTAAGATAGACGATGGTTATGTATTATCATCTGAAAGCTGTGCTCTTGATGTTATAGGAGCTGAACTTGTTAGAGATGTAGAGCCAGGTGAAATAGTAATTATAGATGATGAAGGATTAAGAAGTATAAAATTAAATGAAAAAGCAATAACTAAGGCTTGTGCTTTTGAATATATTTATTTTGCAAGACCAGATTCTATAATGAATGGAATAAATGTATATGAAGCAAGAGTAAAAGCAGGAGAGCTACTATACAAAGACGCTCCAGCAGATGCAGATTTAGTAATAGGTGTACCAGATTCCGGTATACCATCAGCAGTAGGATATTCAAAAGCTTCAGGAATACCTTATGCAATGGGTATTGTAAAAAATAAATATGTTGCAAGAACATTTATTGCACCAACACAAGAATTAAGAGAAAAGGCAGTATCAATAAAACTTAATGCACTTAGATGTTTAGTTGAAGGAAAGAGAGTAGTTCTTATTGACGATTCTATTGTAAGGGGAACAACTTCTAAGAAGTTAGTAGATATTATGAGAAGAGCTGGCGCAAAAGAAGTTCACTTTAGATCAGCTGCTCCAGCAGTTAAATATCCATGCTATTTTGGTATAGACACTCCATATAGAAGTGAACTTATTGCTGCTCAAAGAAGCTTAGATGAAATTAGTGATTTTATAGGAAGTGATTCTGTAGGATATTTATCAATTCCTTCATTAGTAGAAGCTTTAGGTGGAAAAAATGATTTTTGTTTAGGCTGTTTTGCTGGTGAATATCCAGTATCAGCACCAATGGAAATGAGCAAGGTTCGTTTAGAAGATTAA